From one Rhopalosiphum padi isolate XX-2018 chromosome 2, ASM2088224v1, whole genome shotgun sequence genomic stretch:
- the LOC132919855 gene encoding LOW QUALITY PROTEIN: trimethylguanosine synthase-like (The sequence of the model RefSeq protein was modified relative to this genomic sequence to represent the inferred CDS: deleted 1 base in 1 codon) has translation MGSDGILKNKHKRRRELKKYKRKELDPKILKTLPDEIQKDTSLLKYWHSRYRLFKKFDQGIKLDKESWYSVTPEVISRMIAKRCTCDLIIDGFCGAGSNTIQFALTSKKVIAIDIDPKKIELARNNAEVYGVSDRIEFIIGDYYALVPTLKADVVFLSPPWGGPSYSKKKTFSIDDIMPSYGGGKYLYELTRQITKNIAFFLPRNIEDKQCVSLAGQGNLAEIESNYLNNILNSKTLYYGDLIKTDNISI, from the exons ATGGGTAGTGAtggaattcttaaaaataaacacaaacggAGAAgagaattgaaaaaatataagcgTAAAGAATTGGatccaaaaattttaaaaacattacccGACGAAATACAGAAAGACACTTCATTGTTGAAATATTGGCATTCTAGGTATAGGCTGTTTAAAAAATTTGACCAAGGAATTAAATTAGACAAGG aaagttGGTATTCAGTAACACCGGAAGTAATAAGTCGCATGATTGCTAAACGATGTACATGTGATTTGataattgatggattttgtGGTGCTGGTAGCAATACTATTCAATTTGCATTAACTAGTAAAAAAG TTATTGCAATAGATATTGATCCGAAGAAAATAGAACTTGCACGAAATAATGCTGAGGTTTATGGTGTATCAGATCgcatagaatttattattggaGATTATTATGCTTTGGTTCCTACTTTAAAAGCGGATGTTGTATTTTTATCACCACCATGGGGTGGCCCCtcatattcc aaaaaaaaaacttttagtaTTGATGATATAATGCCAAGTTACGGAGGTGGTAAATACCTTTATGAATTAACTCGTcagataactaaaaatattgcattttttctCCCAAGGAATATTGAAGACAAGCaa tgTGTTTCTTTAGCTGGCCAAGGCAATTTGGCCGAAATAGAAAGTAATTATTTGAACAATATACTGAACTCAAAAACATTGTACTACGgagatttaattaaaactgataatattagtatttaa